DNA from Chloroflexota bacterium:
CCTACCGTTGACAGGGTCATCTGCCTGACACCAAGACCAAAGCCCCGCTTGGAGTTCAGGATACTGATGCAACGCCACACCTCCTCATAGTTGGCCAGAGGTTCCCCCATACCCATAAACACCACATTAGTTAATAAGCGCCTGGTTGAGGATCGCGGACTCGCTGCCTCCAGAGACCCAGCCCCCTCCATCCTCACAAAGTAGAGGATCTGCTCAACGATCTCACCGGCATTGAGATTGCGCTCCAATCCCTGCTGGCCTGTGGCACAAAACGGACACCCGATGGGGCATCCCACCTGAGTGGAAACACAAACCGTGCGTCTCTCGCGACTTGATCCAGTCTTGGCATAAAGCATGAAGCTGGACTCAATAGTCCTGCCGTCTTCCAGACGGAAGAGCACCTTCCTTGTCTGCCCATCATCAGAGAACTTCTCGTCCATAGGGCTTAGTGTAAACAAAGAAAAAAGTGAAGCCAGCTTAAGGCGAAAGGGCTGAGGCAGATCTGTCATTTCCTCGAAAGAGGTGACCATATCCCTGTAGATCCACCGCAGAATCTGATCAGCCCTGTAAGCAGGCTCACCCGTGGAGCAGACTATCTCCCTCAGTTGCGAATCCGACAAGCCCAGGATTCCCTGCTTCATCTCATGTGCTCCTCAACAACCTGCTTCGACGCAATTGGGGCTGGTTCTTCCTCCGAATACGATCCCCTCAAGACCCTCATTATATCAGCTTCGCCCGAACGTACTGAATCAGACCTTCTCCCAATATCTTGAATCATTTGTTTGAGAACCAGGTTCGACATAAGAATGGCTATGCACTTTGGCAAAGGGTTTCAACTGAAGGAGCACCAGATACTCAGCTTTGACAGAGAATTTCATTTTGGGATATCATAGAAATCAGTCTTTGAAGGAGGATGTATGACAATCGACCAAAGAAAATTCGCCAGCAGTTTGGATGAGGTGAAAACCTACATCGGCAAGAAGAGAGAAGAGTCGATGGAGATCGACGGCACGGTTATCCGGGCATACTGCGAGTGCATCGGAGACCCGAATCCCATGTGGAAGCAGACTGCTCCCCCCGGCCTGGTCACCACGGCGATGATCAGCAGTGGCGCCATGTTGATCGGCGTGCCATTGCCCTACAAGCGAAGCGTGGCTGGCGGAGCAGACTGGGAGTTCTTTAGACCCATTAAGAAAGGTGACAAGATCTCCACCAGTCACGAGTTTACGGAGTTGCAGGACAAGTCCGGCGACAAAGGCCCCAGAGCCCTGATGGTATACAAATCAACCCACAAGAACCAGAAGGGCGAAGTGGTCGCCATAAGTACCAATACCATAATGAGCTACTAAACGAAAGAAAAGGGAGGTCAACGATATGGCACAGATTTACTACGAAGACGTCAAAGAAGGCAGTGATATTCCTACCCTGGAGAAGACACCTACAACACGAACCCTGGTTATGTGGGCCGGAGCTTCCGGAGACTTTTTTGAACTCCACTACGAGAAAGAGTTCGCCAAAACTATGGGATTCCCCAATGTTCTGGTTCACGGCAGACTCGAAGCTGCCTACTTGACACAACTCTTGACCGATTGGATCGGCGAGAAGGGCGAACTCAAGAAGATGACCGTTCAGTACCGAGGCAACGCCTTCCCCGGTGATAAACTGCTCTGCAAGGGTAAGGTCACCAAAAAGTATGTCAAGGATGGCCAGAACCTTGTGGAACTAGAGATCTCGGTAGAGAATCCTGCCGGACAAAAGATTACCCCAGGCACAGCCGTGGTTGCCCTCCCCGCCAAGAAATAGAATCTCAGGAAAAGGACCAAAGGTTTTGGGGGAAAGACTAAAAGGAAAGAACGCTTTAGTCACTGGTGCTGGCAGGGGAATAGGCAAAGCTATAGCCTTGGCG
Protein-coding regions in this window:
- the rlmN gene encoding 23S rRNA (adenine(2503)-C(2))-methyltransferase RlmN — encoded protein: MKQGILGLSDSQLREIVCSTGEPAYRADQILRWIYRDMVTSFEEMTDLPQPFRLKLASLFSLFTLSPMDEKFSDDGQTRKVLFRLEDGRTIESSFMLYAKTGSSRERRTVCVSTQVGCPIGCPFCATGQQGLERNLNAGEIVEQILYFVRMEGAGSLEAASPRSSTRRLLTNVVFMGMGEPLANYEEVWRCISILNSKRGFGLGVRQMTLSTVGLVPQIRRLASEQIHVELAVSLHAASDEVRDKLVPINRRYPLGELIPACREYLQKTGRRPTFEYALFERINDSPDQAHGLARLLGDFDCHVNLIVGNATANKKFKPSPIERVIAFQKELTTAGLSNTLRLSRGVDIEAGCGQLRSRRVASSTGAG
- a CDS encoding MaoC family dehydratase N-terminal domain-containing protein, which encodes MTIDQRKFASSLDEVKTYIGKKREESMEIDGTVIRAYCECIGDPNPMWKQTAPPGLVTTAMISSGAMLIGVPLPYKRSVAGGADWEFFRPIKKGDKISTSHEFTELQDKSGDKGPRALMVYKSTHKNQKGEVVAISTNTIMSY
- a CDS encoding MaoC/PaaZ C-terminal domain-containing protein, with the protein product MAQIYYEDVKEGSDIPTLEKTPTTRTLVMWAGASGDFFELHYEKEFAKTMGFPNVLVHGRLEAAYLTQLLTDWIGEKGELKKMTVQYRGNAFPGDKLLCKGKVTKKYVKDGQNLVELEISVENPAGQKITPGTAVVALPAKK